The Porites lutea chromosome 11, jaPorLute2.1, whole genome shotgun sequence genome includes a region encoding these proteins:
- the LOC140952228 gene encoding cobalamin binding intrinsic factor-like, translating into MSCHLVSLLLFLTLLSQTQGFCGSRFFQTSLIRSAVKAAEWLQNQQDENGTYGEGHVTAAALHSSGLIGYPVEKKADLLTAEIIKNDLGSIHGARLGSYILGALATCQDPHNINQSSLILALKSKLDKYPHLNFDHPYQYSWAVMALCSSGNILGKKTSDYAKKVMNDINGQLDRNKNFSVDTLSMQVLALTCIKKTRKRRDARGLQKKLRASINKASEELKNRQINDSTFGENEVSAALASQALLAAEAKKTKCTKTMRWLLSRQKPDGSFTNLMSTIAVLPTLIGALPFDVQNRSCPTSTTGEEGGNEMINVCVELQFEVNKYSKGKSPPPRVCVKVLNGTNAHDILKVAVNEHPCYNFTAVNTSWGHMITSICEIEQRHSDKFYWMIKIDGKSAATGIDDLIPSDGSNLLFEYKKLNWGK; encoded by the exons ATGAGCTGTCATTTGGTGTCgctgttgttgtttcttacCTTGTTGTCGCAGACCCAAGGATTTTGTG GTTCAAGATTCTTTCAGACAAGCCTTATCCGCTCAGCCGTCAAAGCGGCCGAATGGCTGCAAAACCAACAAGACGAAAATGGTACGTACGGGGAGGGGCACGTGACTGCCGCTGCTCTGCACTCCTCCGGGTTGATTGGGTATCCTGTGGAGAAGAAAGCCGACTTACTGACCgctgaaataattaaaaacgaCCTAGGCTCTATTCATGGTGCTAGACTCGGCTCTTACATACTTGGTGCCCTGGCTACCTGCCAGGATCCACATAACATCAACCAATCAAGTTTAATCCTGGCTCTGAAGAGTAAACTTGACAAGTATCCTCATTTGAACTTTGATCACCCCTACCAGTACAGCTGGGCAGTAATGGCCCTTTGTAGCAGCGGGAACATTCTCGGAAAGAAGACGAGCGACTACGCGAAAAAAGTGATGAATGACATTAACGGACAGCTGGACAGGAATAAAAATTTTAGCGTGGACACTTTATCTATGCAGGTATTGGCTTTGACCTGCATCAAGAAAACCAGGAAAAGAAGAGACGCAAGGGGGCTGCAGAAAAAGCTTCGAGCCAGCATTAACAAGGCGAGTGAAGAACTTAAAAATCGTCAGATAAATGACAGCACGTTTGGAGAGAATGAAGTTTCAGCAGCTCTTGCTTCTCAG GCTCTGTTAGCGGCCGAAGCAAAGAAAACTAAGTGTACCAAGACCATGCGCTGGTTACTATCTCGACAAAAACCCGACGGATCCTTCACCAACCTCATGTCCACAATTGCCGTGCTTCCAACTTTGATCGGAGCCTTACCTTTTGATGTGCAAAATAGATCATGCCCTACGAGTACTACAG GTGAGGAGGGAGGAAACGAG ATGATAAACGTTTGTGTGGAGCTGCAGTTTGAAGTAAACAAGTACTCCAAAGGGAAAAGCCCTCCTCCCCGCGTATGCGTCAAGGTCCTTAATGGCACGAATGCGCATGACATCCTCAAAGTGGCCGTTAACGAACATCCCTGCTACAACTTCACTGCTGTCAACACGTCCTGGGGCCACATGATCACCTCCATTTGTGAAATTGAACAAAGACATTCGGATAAGTTCTACTGGATGATAAAAATCGACGGCAAATCAGCAGCGACAGGCATTGATGATCTCATACCTTCTGATGGCTctaatttgctttttgaatacaaaaaacttAATTGGGGCAAGTAA